From the Vulpes lagopus strain Blue_001 chromosome 15, ASM1834538v1, whole genome shotgun sequence genome, one window contains:
- the LOC121476097 gene encoding LOW QUALITY PROTEIN: olfactory receptor 52L1-like (The sequence of the model RefSeq protein was modified relative to this genomic sequence to represent the inferred CDS: substituted 1 base at 1 genomic stop codon), translating into MMTFSNSSWRLLQPSFFLMGIPGLEESQHWIALPLCFLYVLAVMGNVTIIFIIWTDSSLHQPMYLFLAMLSGIDLVLASSTAPKTLAVLLAHAHEIGYTFCLIQMFFIHAFSSMESGVLVAMALDRYVAICHPLHHSTILHPGIIGCIGIAVLVRGLVLLLPFPILLQRLLFCRATIIGHAYCEHMAVVKLACSETTVNXAYGLAVALLVVGLDVVAIGISYALILQTVLKVPGGEARLKAFSTCGSHICVILIFYVPGIFSFLTHRFGHHVPHHIHVLLATLYLLVPPALNPLVYGVKTRQIRQRVLRVFSLKG; encoded by the coding sequence ATGATGACCTTTAGTAATTCTAGCTGGAGGCTACTCCAGCCTTCTTTTTTCCTGATGGGCATCCCCGGTTTAGAGGAAAGCCAGCACTGGATAGCATTGCCACTGTGTTTCCTTTATGTCCTTGCTGTAATGGGCAATGtcaccatcatcttcatcatctggACTGACTCATCCTTGCACCAGCCAATGTACCTCTTTCTGGCCATGCTATCTGGCATTGACCTGGTGCTGGCCTcctccactgcacccaaaaccctTGCGGTGCTCCTGGCTCATGCCCATGAGATTGGGTACACTTTCTGCCTGATCCAGATGTTCTTCATCCATGCGTTCTCTTCCATGGAGTCAGGGGTACTTGTGGCCATGGCTCTGGATCGCTATGTAGCCATTTGTCACCCTCTGCATCATTCCACCATCCTGCATCCGGGGATCATCGGGTGCATTGGGATAGCAGTGCTGGTGCGGGGGTtagtcctcctcctccccttccctatCCTGTTGCAGAGACTCCTTTTCTGCCGGGCCACCATCATAGGCCATGCCTATTGTGAACATATGGCTGTTGTAAAACTTGCCTGCTCAGAAACCACAGTGAACTGAGCTTATGGGTTGGCAGTGGCTCTGCTTGTGGTTGGGCTAGATGTTGTGGCCATTGGTATTTCCTATGCCCTCATCCTGCAGACAGTGCTGAAGGTACCAGGAGGTGAGGCCCGACTTAAGGCCTTTAGCACATGTGGGTCTCATATTTGTGTTATCCTGATCTTCTATGTTCCTGGAATATTCTCCTTCCTCACACATCGCTTTGGCCACCATGTACCCCACCACATCCATGTTCTTCTGGCCACACTCTACCTCCTTGTGCCACCTGCACTCAATCCTCTTGTCTATGGGGTGAAGACTCGACAGATCCGCCAGCGAGTACTTAGGGTTTTCTCCCTAAAAGGATAG
- the LOC121476672 gene encoding olfactory receptor 688-like yields MDITLSITNSSRLQVPEFILLGLPGIHEWQHWLSLPLALLYILALCANILILITIQHEPSLHQPMYWFLGVLAIVDIGLATTIIPKILAILWFDAKAISLPECFAQIYAIHSFMGMESGIFLCMAIDRYVAISYPLRYPSILTEAFVIKVTLSMVLRNGLLTLPVPVLAAQRHYCSRNEIDHCLCSNLGVTSLACDDITINRFYQLALVWVMVGGDMGLVFASYALIIRSVLRLNSAKATSKALSTCSSHLILILFFYTAVIVVSVTQLAGRKVPLIPALFNVLHSIMPPAFNPMVYALRTQELRVGFQRVLGLGDNVSRK; encoded by the coding sequence ATGGATATCACCCTGAGTATAACCAATAGCTCCAGGTTACAAGTACCTGAATTCATCCTCCTGGGGCTCCCAGGCATTCATGAGTGGCAGCACTggctctctctgcccctggctCTGCTCTACATCTTAGCTCTTTGTGCTAACATCCTCATCTTAATCACCATCCAACATGAGCCTTCCCTGCACCAGCCCATGTATTGGTTCCTTGGTGTCttggctatagtggacattgGCCTGGCTACCACTATCATACCCAAGATCCTGGCCATTCTCTGGTTTGATGCCAAGGCCATCAGCCTCCCTGAGTGCTTTGCTCAGATCTATGCCATCCACTCTTTTATGGGCATGGAGTCAGGCATCTTCCTCTGCATGGCTATCGATAGATATGTAGCCATTTCCTACCCCCTTCGGTATCCCTCCATACTCACTGAGGCTTTTGTGATCAAAGTCACACTGTCCATGGTGCTCAGGAATGGCCTGTTGACCCTCCCAGTGCCTGTATTGGCTGCCCAGAGACACTATTGCTCCAGGAATGAAATTGACCACTGTCTATGCTCTAATTTGGGGGTCACTTCTCTGGCCTGTGATGACATCACTATTAACAGATTTTACCAGTTGGCCTTGGTATGGGTTATGGTTGGGGGTGACATGGGTCTGGTCTTTGCTTCCTATGCTTTGATTATTCGCTCAGTGCTGAGGCTGAACTCTGCTAAAGCAACATCAAAGGCCCTGAGTACCTGCAGCTCCCATCTCatcctcattctctttttctacaCGGCTGTTATTGTGGTGTCTGTCACCCAGCTGGCAGGAAGAAAGGTCCCCCTTATCCCTGCTCTCTTCAATGTGCTGCACAGTATCATGCCCCCAGCCTTTAACCCCATGGTTTATGCCCTCCGAACCCAGGAGCTGAGAGTGGGCTTCCAGAGGGTGCTAGGTTTGGGTGACAATGTGTCCAGGAAGTGA